One Vigna unguiculata cultivar IT97K-499-35 chromosome 7, ASM411807v1, whole genome shotgun sequence genomic region harbors:
- the LOC114192800 gene encoding uncharacterized protein LOC114192800: MAGNRHKKSSSSLFSIFNIFSSKKHRGGYYDAPDSSRRVWPSDYDKGNWGVAEPNIDMKAEAFIAKYKKRVSESALYQLDPAADNA, translated from the coding sequence ATGGCAGGTAATAGGCACAAGAAATCTTCTTCAAGTTTATTCTCTATTTTCAACATCTTCTCATCAAAGAAGCACAGAGGAGGGTACTACGATGCCCCTGATTCAAGCCGCAGGGTGTGGCCTAGTGATTATGACAAAGGTAACTGGGGTGTTGCTGAACCCAATATTGACATGAAAGCTGAAGCTTTCATAGCCAAGTACAAGAAACGTGTTTCTGAATCTGCACTCTATCAACTTGACCCTGCTGCTGATAATGCATGA